The Aedes aegypti strain LVP_AGWG chromosome 3, AaegL5.0 Primary Assembly, whole genome shotgun sequence genome contains a region encoding:
- the LOC5572311 gene encoding uncharacterized protein LOC5572311 gives MTYCSNCFKQISSDGNPSPVVEKPLFGSVTEDHEMSRFLYRLTQEIVTSRNFSDANINRICRKHYRNSSYPDKERLAKTINDLKHKLEVQHSDLKYGSSEAPSVEERRCSCSKNPKRLSKNTIEELLQDKGISVQSFNKLPGLLVNHAAQFGEAHNDQLSRLAAQQFSDPLQKCRDKTSSTDSISTITTYDFSSPIYSPHSTTPNVHRRKSLEDTETLIGQILSNPDNNGVENLMDNCCGRTKNSTDSSADMVLRMAASDRVFQGKNDPKCPLHRCEEFGQSSVACGAAGGCGSGCGSDFPLPKPAKVEAESPQATCCGRRKSRKAGSKKNDAAGKRKNGKKSKGDQQNRCGTK, from the exons ATGACGTATTGTTCGAActgtttcaaacaaatttccagTGATGGAAATCCCTCACCCGTCGTTGAAAAACCTCTGTTCGGCTC TGTGACTGAAGATCACGAAATGTCCCGCTTTTTGTATCGTCTTACTCAAGAAATAGTaacttctaggaatttctcggaCGCAAACATCAACCGCATCTGCAGAAAGCACTATCGAAACTCGTCTTATCCGGACAAAGAACGACTCGCCAAGACAATCAACGATCTCAAGCATAAGCTTGAAGTACAGCACAGTGACCTGAAGTACGGATCATCCGAAGCACCCAGTGTTGAAGAACGTCGCTGTAGCTGTAGCAAGAACCCTAAACGGCTTAGCAAGAATACAATAGAAGAACTTCTGCAGGATAAAGGTATTAGTGTGCAATCGTTCAACAAACTACCAGGACTCTTGGTGAACCACGCTGCGCAATTCGGAGAAGCACATAACGATCAACTCAGTCGTTTGGCTGCGCAGCAGTTTTCGGATCCTCTCCAGAAATGTCGTGATAAAACGAGTTCAACGGATTCCATCAGTACCATCACTACGTACGATTTCTCATCGCCAATCTATTCGCCACATTCCACAACTCCAAACGTTCATCGTCGTAAGTCCTTAGAAGACACTGAAACTCTGATAGGCCAGATCCTGTCGAATCCCGATAACAACGGAGTAGAAAATCTAATGGACAATTGTTGCGGTCGAACCAAGAATTCGACGGACAGCTCAGCCGATATGGTATTGAGGATGGCAGCGTCCGATAGGGTATTTCAAGGGAAGAACGATCCCAAGTGCCCTCTGCACCGGTGTGAAGAATTCGGTCAAAGTTCTGTGGCTTGCGGGGCAGCGGGAGGTTGCGGCTCCGGATGTGGCAGTGATTTTCCTCTTCCAAAACCAGCAAAAGTGGAAGCGGAATCACCTCAGGCAACTTGTTGCGGGAGGCGGAAAAGTCGAAAGGCGGGTAGTAAGAAAAACGACGCTGCTGGGAAGaggaaaaatggaaaaaagagCAAAGGAGATCAGCAAAATCGGTGTGGAACGAAATAA
- the LOC5572310 gene encoding neuropeptide SIFamide receptor: MIVCIWVIALSSTIPWALFFELVPIFPEAPEIQLCVEVWPPGTDGALYFLLANLVACYLLPMVLITICYILIWIKVWRRSIPGDSKDAQMDRMQQKSKIKVVKMLVVVVILFVLSWLPLYLIFARIKLGGALESSEEELLQIATPIAQWLGASNSCINPILYAFFNKKYRKGFVAIIRSRKCCGRLRYYETVAIASSSTSTRKSSHYHNSTKRPPYSPSMKSTDAVSYIYEEKGGRRHHAISKQDSNLSRHMLLKQDSSISRQTLLKQDSIASRSAILYRQDSDNSRQMLLKQDRNGSRDMLSKQSSASDSISRQDSQISYIEPRKGILCKQDTQISYIEHSSASKKYSASLSSQDSVMSIIEHKRHKLVKQDSIFSFNEPKSVYENTAVAPPSNKRHQLVKQHSVISFADQKRGGSLTKQDSVTTIHRASNGDGPYISSILKKTDSQCSSASPIRKNIGFFEG; this comes from the exons ATGATCGTGTGCATCTGGGTGATCGCGCTCAGCTCGACCATACCGTGGGCCCTGTTCTTCGAGCTGGTGCCCATCTTCCCCGAAGCCCCGGAAATCCAGCTGTGCGTTGAAGTGTGGCCGCCAGGAACCGATGGTGCTCTCTATTTTCTACTGGCCAACCTAGTGGCGTGCTACCTGCTGCCAATGGTGCTAATCACCATTTGTTATATACTGATCTGGATCAAG GTTTGGAGGCGATCCATCCCCGGTGACTCCAAGGACGCCCAGATGGATCGGATGCAGCAAAAGTCCAAGATCAAAGTTGTTAAAATGCTTGTTGTAGTTGTTATTCTATTTGTACTATCCTGGTTACCGCTGTACTTGATCTTCGCCCGGATTAAGCTGGGGGGTGCGCTGGAGAGCAGCGAAGAGGAACTGCTGCAGATTGCTACGCCGATAGCCCAGTGGCTGGGGGCGTCCAACTCATGCATCAACCCGATCCTGTATGCGTTTTTCAACAAGAAGTACCGAAAAGGATTCGTCGCCATCATCCGGTCGAGGAAATGCTGCGGACGGTTAAG GTACTACGAAACGGTTGCCATCGCATCGTCCTCGACCAGCACCAGAAAGTCGTCGCACTATCACAACAGCACCAAACGTCCACCGTACAGTCCCTCGATGAAGTCTACGGACGCCGTGTCGTACATCTACGAGGAAAAGGGCGGCCGCAGGCATCATGCCATCTCCAAACAGGACAGCAACCTTTCGCGCCATATGCTCCTCAAACAGGACAGCAGCATATCGCGGCAAACGCTGCTCAAGCAGGACAGCATCGCATCACGATCGG CCATACTGTATCGGCAAGATAGCGACAACTCCCGCCAGATGCTCCTGAAGCAGGATAGAAACGGTTCGCGGGACATGCTGTCGAAACAGAGTTCGGCATCGGATTCGATCTCCCGCCAGGACAGTCAAATCTCGTACATTGAGCCACGCAAGGGCATCCTGTGCAAACAGGACACCCAAATATCGTACATTGAGCATTCGAGTGCCAGCAAAAAGTACTCGGCTTCCCTGTCCAGCCAGGACAGTGTCATGTCGATAATCGAACACAAGCGGCACAAGCTCGTCAAGCAAGACTCGATTTTCTCGTTCAATGAGCCCAAATCAG TGTACGAGAATACCGCGGTGGCGCCACCATCAAACAAACGTCATCAACTGGTCAAGCAACACTCGGTTATCTCATTCGCTGACCAGAAACGTGGCGGTAGTCTAACCAAGCAGGACTCCGTCACAACCATCCACCGGGCCAGCAACGGAGACGGTCCTTACATATCGTCCATCCTGAAGAAAACCGACTCGCAGTGCAGCTCGGCCTCGCCGataaggaaaaatattggaTTTTTCGAAGGATAA